Proteins from one Eubalaena glacialis isolate mEubGla1 chromosome 8, mEubGla1.1.hap2.+ XY, whole genome shotgun sequence genomic window:
- the FZD1 gene encoding frizzled-1 has protein sequence MAEEEAPKKSRAAAGSGASWELCAGALRTGPVAEGSGDAGSCRRTLPVDSGRLARGLLLLLWLLEAPLLLGVRAQAAGQGPGPGQQPPPPQQQQSGQQYNGERGISIPDHGYCQPISIPLCTDIAYNQTIMPNLLGHTNQEDAGLEVHQFYPLVKVQCSAELKFFLCSMYAPVCTVLEQALPPCRSLCERARQGCEALMNKFGFQWPDTLKCEKFPVHGAGELCVGQNTSDKGTPTPSLLPEFWTSNPQHGGGGFRGGGFAGGAGASERGKFSCPRALKVPSYLNYHFLGEKDCGAPCEPTKVYGLMYFGPEELRFSRTWIGIWSVLCCASTLFTVLTYLVDMRRFSYPERPIIFLSGCYTAVAVAYIAGFLLEDRVVCNDKFAEDGARTVAQGTKKEGCTILFMMLYFFSMASSIWWVILSLTWFLAAGMKWGHEAIEANSQYFHLAAWAVPAIKTITILALGQVDGDVLSGVCFVGLNNVDALRGFVLAPLFVYLFIGTSFLLAGFVSLFRIRTIMKHDGTKTEKLEKLMVRIGVFSVLYTVPATIVIACYFYEQAFRDQWERSWVAQSCKSYAIPCPHLQAGGAPPHPPMSPDFTVFMIKYLMTLIVGITSGFWIWSGKTLNSWRKFYTRLTNSKQGETTV, from the coding sequence ATGGCTGAGGAGGAGGCGCCTAAGAAGTCCCGGGCCGCCGCCGGCAGCGGCGCAAGCTGGGAACTTTGTGCCGGGGCGCTCCGCACTGGACCGGTGGCGGAGGGGAGCGGGGACGCGGGCAGCTGCCGCCGTACCCTCCCAGTTGACTCCGGACGCTTGGCGCGCGGGCTGCTACTACTGCTTTGGCTGCTGGAGGCTCCGCTGCTACTGGGGGTCCGGGCGCAGGCGGCCGGCCAGGGGCCCGGGCCGGGGCAGCAGCCCCCGCCGCCTCAGCAGCAGCAGAGCGGGCAGCAGTACAATGGCGAGCGGGGCATCTCCATACCGGACCACGGCTACTGCCAGCCCATCTCCATCCCGCTGTGCACGGACATCGCGTACAACCAGACCATCATGCCCAACCTGCTGGGCCACACGAACCAGGAGGATGCGGGCCTCGAGGTGCACCAGTTCTACCCGCTAGTGAAGGTGCAGTGCTCCGCGGAGCTCAAGTTCTTCCTGTGCTCCATGTACGCGCCCGTGTGCACCGTGCTGGAGCAGGCTCTGCCGCCTTGCCGCTCCCTGTGCGAGCGCGCGCGCCAGGGCTGCGAGGCGCTCATGAACAAGTTCGGCTTCCAGTGGCCTGACACGCTCAAGTGCGAGAAGTTCCCGGTGCACGGCGCTGGCGAGCTGTGCGTGGGCCAGAACACGTCGGACAAGGGCACCCCGACGCCCTCGCTGCTGCCTGAGTTCTGGACCAGCAACCCACAGCACGGCGGCGGAGGCTTCCGGGGGGGCGGCTTCGCGGGGGGCGCCGGCGCGTCGGAACGAGGCAAGTTCTCGTGCCCGCGCGCCCTCAAGGTGCCCTCCTACCTCAACTACCACTTCCTGGGGGAGAAGGACTGCGGCGCGCCCTGCGAGCCGACCAAGGTGTACGGGCTTATGTATTTTGGGCCGGAGGAGCTGCGCTTCTCGCGCACCTGGATCGGCATCTGGTCAGTGCTGTGCTGCGCCTCCACGCTCTTCACGGTGCTCACGTACTTGGTGGACATGCGGCGGTTCAGCTACCCGGAGCGGCCCATCATCTTCCTGTCGGGCTGCTACACGGCAGTGGCCGTGGCCTACATCGCCGGCTTCCTGCTGGAGGACCGGGTGGTGTGTAACGACAAATTCGCGGAGGACGGGGCGCGCACGGTGGCGCAGGGCACCAAGAAGGAGGGCTGCACCATCCTCTTCATGATGCTCTACTTCTTCAGCATGGCCAGCTCCATCTGGTGGGTGATCCTGTCGCTCACCTGGTTCCTGGCGGCCGGCATGAAGTGGGGCCACGAGGCCATCGAGGCCAACTCGCAGTACTTCCACCTGGCCGCCTGGGCCGTGCCGGCCATCAAGACCATCACCATCCTGGCGCTGGGCCAGGTGGACGGCGATGTGCTGAGCGGGGTGTGCTTCGTGGGGCTCAACAACGTGGACGCACTGCGCGGCTTCGTGCTGGCGCCACTCTTCGTGTACCTGTTCATCGGCACGTCCTTCCTACTGGCCGGCTTCGTGTCCCTCTTCCGCATTCGCACTATCATGAAGCACGACGGCACCAAGACCGAGAAGCTGGAGAAGCTCATGGTGCGCATCGGCGTCTTCAGCGTGCTCTACACGGTGCCAGCCACTATCGTCATTGCCTGCTACTTCTACGAGCAGGCCTTCCGGGACCAGTGGGAGCGCAGCTGGGTGGCCCAGAGCTGCAAGAGCTATGCtatcccctgcccccacctccaggCGGGCGGCGCCCCGCCGCACCCGCCCATGAGCCCTGACTTCACAGTCTTCATGATCAAGTATCTTATGACGCTGATCGTGGGCATCACGTCAGGCTTCTGGATCTGGTCCGGCAAGACCCTCAACTCCTGGAGGAAGTTCTACACTAGGCTCACCAATAGCAAACAGGGGGAGACCACCGTCTGA